AGCCATATTCACGAATCCACCGGCGCTCCGTTTCGTTCGATTGTGCCTGCAATACCGACGCATACCGATGCAAGGTTGCCTGCGTGTTTGTATAAGAAATGCCGTTCATTTCAGCTGGAAATCCTTTCGTAACTCTTTGAAAGTCCGCGTTTGTTGGAAGATTCTTTTTATTTTTCATCGAATCAATCGATTGTTTTACAAAGTCCTGATGCGAACCAAAATAAAACCAGGTGCCTTCCAGCCAAAAAGCAGGAACTGCGCTCGTTCCACCGGCTTGCACTTCCAGCACCTGCAACGTTTTCCCCTGGTACAGCTCCGCTTTGCGTCGGATGCCACGCTCTTCTCCCAGCACTACCAAACGTTCCAGCAAACTCCGAAAATGATCCGGCTTCTTCACTTCCAGCGCAAAAAAGTAGCGTGTCTCAGACGAGTTTCCGGTTTCACCGGCCGAGTCATAAGCAAAACTGAATTGGTTTCCGATCGGTTCCACCAGATCGCGCTGAAAATTGAAGTCGAAGTAACCGGTAAGAAAATCGAAAAGAGATCGCCATTCGGAAAACTGCTTGCCTGAAAGCACGCTTTCCACCTGCGTTTGAACCTCCTTCCACATATGCATACCATCCGGAAGAGTGCCCGCGCCAGCGGCATGGCTGGTCGCTGGAAGAAAGGCTACGCCGGAAAGTTTTTGCGGTTTCTGTTGCATAAAAACCTTTGCAATGCCCTGTCGCTTTTTATCCACAGTGACGTATCCTTCCTCACGAAAACCTTCCCCTTCAAATCCGATGCTATACGCAACGCCACCGATCGCTTCGATTCCGGAGATTTTTATGAACGCCGGCCAGTACAACTCCGCCTGTCCCTTGAGGCCACTTCGCATCATTTGAATTGTGTTTTTCGCGTTCAAAAAAAAGAGAATGCCTCGTTTGAAATGTACTTCATCTTTTGCATCCTCAAAAACCTCACTGCTCCGCAGAGGTTGAAGTTTTTTGGCTTTCACATCCAGGATCACTTTCATCCCCACTTCTGAAGAAGTGACAATAAGGTGATGATCCAGAAAGGTGTAACAGGGAGAAACATTTTTCGGGAAATCGTCGCTGGTATATTTGAAGTATTGCTGATTCTGGTACGTCAACGGAGCTTTATGCAAGTGTGGGAACCGGCGCTTCAGACCCGGATCGAGCTTCATTTCCAGAAACT
The window above is part of the bacterium genome. Proteins encoded here:
- a CDS encoding DUF3352 domain-containing protein yields the protein MKKALIALLILVLAGAGVYWFFLYSDRNYPERILPENTAVYLTFSGVDQMHKKGSETLLWKKIATSPRKKLYQYHVERLMRFTESVAGVDPRPLLSQFTREIAVAAVPVTGVQSGVLLAYVRKVKQTHEFLEMKLDPGLKRRFPHLHKAPLTYQNQQYFKYTSDDFPKNVSPCYTFLDHHLIVTSSEVGMKVILDVKAKKLQPLRSSEVFEDAKDEVHFKRGILFFLNAKNTIQMMRSGLKGQAELYWPAFIKISGIEAIGGVAYSIGFEGEGFREEGYVTVDKKRQGIAKVFMQQKPQKLSGVAFLPATSHAAGAGTLPDGMHMWKEVQTQVESVLSGKQFSEWRSLFDFLTGYFDFNFQRDLVEPIGNQFSFAYDSAGETGNSSETRYFFALEVKKPDHFRSLLERLVVLGEERGIRRKAELYQGKTLQVLEVQAGGTSAVPAFWLEGTWFYFGSHQDFVKQSIDSMKNKKNLPTNADFQRVTKGFPAEMNGISYTNTQATLHRYASVLQAQSNETERRWIREYGLLEEMNDLSKSLFGSASYVIVEEEGVRYQAHSSVPTSFLILPAILSATLK